In the genome of Kitasatospora cathayae, one region contains:
- a CDS encoding YncE family protein: protein MPNDPRSHLAGDVLAVVSQSGPTVSFFDVATDALLDTVEVAAQPHELCFDPTRRLLWCSTAYRSGYYNAHDGHCTELTVIDADSRRIVEVIDLAPEHGPHGLALDLARDRLYVSVEASADRPGGVVVIDTATRRPLGRIDTDAPGPHWFAISPDGRTGYATNKEAPFVSVVDLDRGVLTAKVAVPGSEGLAVSPDGERVYVAGPYLGFAAEPGAEPGIRVLDTRTATVVDVLPTESAVLPVHLTATGRLLAGEVRATPDAGSPLGRQAPGRLTVFSAATHRPLGSVEVGRFPLTITSSPDGRLGYVSAVLSSTVDVIDLDTLTPVTRLTVPTLAEPGAHGLAYLPRPA, encoded by the coding sequence GTGCCGAACGACCCGCGTTCCCACCTCGCCGGCGACGTCCTCGCCGTCGTCAGCCAGAGCGGCCCGACCGTCTCGTTCTTCGACGTCGCCACCGACGCCCTGCTCGACACCGTCGAAGTCGCCGCCCAACCCCACGAGTTGTGCTTCGACCCGACCCGGCGGCTGCTCTGGTGCAGCACCGCGTACCGCTCCGGCTACTACAACGCCCACGACGGTCACTGCACCGAGCTGACCGTGATCGACGCCGACTCCCGCCGGATCGTCGAGGTGATCGACCTCGCCCCCGAGCACGGCCCGCACGGCCTGGCCCTGGACCTCGCCCGCGACCGGCTCTACGTCAGTGTCGAGGCCTCCGCCGACCGTCCCGGCGGGGTGGTGGTCATCGACACCGCGACCCGCCGCCCGCTCGGCCGGATCGACACCGACGCCCCGGGCCCGCACTGGTTCGCCATCTCCCCGGACGGGCGCACCGGTTACGCCACCAACAAGGAGGCGCCGTTCGTCTCCGTCGTGGACCTCGACCGCGGCGTGCTGACCGCCAAGGTGGCGGTGCCCGGCAGCGAGGGCCTCGCCGTCTCCCCGGACGGCGAGCGGGTGTACGTGGCGGGGCCCTACCTCGGCTTCGCCGCCGAGCCCGGCGCCGAGCCGGGCATCCGCGTCCTCGACACCCGTACGGCCACCGTGGTGGACGTCCTCCCCACCGAATCCGCCGTCCTCCCGGTCCACCTGACCGCCACCGGCCGGCTGCTCGCGGGCGAGGTCCGCGCCACCCCCGACGCCGGCTCCCCCCTCGGCCGCCAGGCCCCCGGCCGCCTCACCGTGTTCTCCGCCGCCACCCACCGGCCCCTCGGCTCGGTCGAGGTGGGCCGGTTCCCGCTGACCATCACCTCCTCCCCCGACGGCCGCCTCGGCTACGTCTCAGCCGTCCTCTCCTCGACCGTCGACGTCATCGACCTCGACACCCTGACACCCGTCACCCGCTTGACCGTCCCCACGCTCGCCGAACCCGGCGCCCACGGCCTGGCCTACCTCCCCCGCCCCGCCTGA